The sequence AACGAGCCAGCACCACTTGAAGCGCCGCTTCATGGTGGCGCGGCTAACACCGTTTCGTTTGGCTAGGTCGTCGAGTGATATTGCGGTGGTGCAATGCTCGATGAACTGGGTGAACACTGCCGCGTTGGTGATGTCGTTTCGACGTTTGACGCTGGAGGCGCCGCATTGTTTGCAGCGCCATCTGGTGGTGCCTTTGCTGGTGGTGCCGTTGCGTTTCATTTCACCGCCGCAGTGGCAGCGTGGTTGGTTCTTCGACATTGCGACACCACACCACGCCGCGCATAGCACATCACGGCTGCCACACCGAGGATTTCCCGTCGGGGGCTAGATATATGCTTCCGGAGCATATACTTTCCGGAAACCTACAGGTCAATCCGTGAAAATCCGCGATTCCGGACACACTTTTTGACCCTTAACCCGTTAGTTGAGTGGGGGTTCGCCGTGTTTCCAGATTGGGGCTTGGTAGTTGCGGCTGGTGTCGATGTAGTGCTCGGTGATGATGGCGCCGGTGTCTTTGAGTGATGTGGTGATGTGGCGGTCTTTGATGATCATCAGGACGTGGTGGCCGGTGTATTTTCGGCCCATTCCTAGGTGGTAAAGCCTGCCTGCGTAGCGGATGGTGCAGCGGCCGGCTTTGTCGACTTTGTCGTTGCGTGTGCGCCATTCTTCGGTGGGGTTGTCGTCGGGGCTGGCTTTCGTGGATGCGTTGTAGACCTCGTATGGGGTGCGTCTGCCGAGGGCTCGGTGTGGGCGGTTGGTGTTGTAGTAGGCGGCGAATCGGTCGAGTTGTTGTTGTAGTTCGTCGATGGTGTTGACGGTGGGTTGGCGCGATAGCCACCGTTTGAGTGTTTGGTGGAATCGTTCGATTTTTCCTTGGGTTTGTGGGTGTCCTGGCCTGCCGTTTTTCTGTTGGATCCGGTGGTTGCGGATGAGTTTTTCGAAGGCGTTACGGCCGCCTTTTGCCCCGGCGTTGCGGGCGGTAAACACCAGCCCGTTGTCGGTGAGGGTGGATTGTGGTGGGCCGAAGTCGCTGATGAGGTGTGATAGTTCGTCGGCGACGGCAGGCCCAGAAAAGGACCGGCTGGCTGTAATGGACAGCAGCAGTCGGGAGTGGTCGTCGATGAAGTCGAGGATTTCGACGCGTCTTCCGCCGGTGAGATATGCGTGTGTGATGTCTGCTTGCCAGCATTCATTGGGGCGGGATGCTTCGAAGCGGATAAATGAGGTTCTCGGCCGCTTTTTTGGTTCTGGCTGCACGAGGCCGTGGTCGCGGAGGATGCGCACGATCGTCGAGGTAGATGGGGCATACATACCTTGTTGTTCCAGGTGGAACTGGATGGTTTCTGCCCCGGAATCCAGCCCGGAGTGGTCGAGTTGTTTGCGCATGTTGATGATGGTTTTCTTGAGCTTTTTGGATACTGCGCGTGGGTTGGAGTGCGGTGCTTTCGACTTCGGCTTTACCGCTTGTGGGCCGCCAGTGTCGTAGCGGCGGAGTAAGGCGTAGACCCACTGGCGGGACACGTTGAAACGCGTAGCGACTCGGGCGACTGGTTGGTGTTGCTCACGGACAGCTTTGATGATCGCGAGATTGCGGTTCGGACTATTCATGCTGTCAACGATGACGCGACACACCTGTCAACTGTCATCGTGCCTTCGCCCCGGCTGGGGATGTAAAGGATGTCCCGACACACCTGTCAACTGTCAGTGACGTTTCCCCAGAACAGATTTGTAAACTATGTCATGACTTCAGACACCGTCGTCGGCTCCATTTGTCCTGTGTCGCGACATCGTTGACAAAAGGGCGCCCGCCGAAAGCTACTGCTGCTTTCAGCGGGCGCTCTT is a genomic window of Corynebacterium massiliense DSM 45435 containing:
- a CDS encoding IS481 family transposase, which produces MNSPNRNLAIIKAVREQHQPVARVATRFNVSRQWVYALLRRYDTGGPQAVKPKSKAPHSNPRAVSKKLKKTIINMRKQLDHSGLDSGAETIQFHLEQQGMYAPSTSTIVRILRDHGLVQPEPKKRPRTSFIRFEASRPNECWQADITHAYLTGGRRVEILDFIDDHSRLLLSITASRSFSGPAVADELSHLISDFGPPQSTLTDNGLVFTARNAGAKGGRNAFEKLIRNHRIQQKNGRPGHPQTQGKIERFHQTLKRWLSRQPTVNTIDELQQQLDRFAAYYNTNRPHRALGRRTPYEVYNASTKASPDDNPTEEWRTRNDKVDKAGRCTIRYAGRLYHLGMGRKYTGHHVLMIIKDRHITTSLKDTGAIITEHYIDTSRNYQAPIWKHGEPPLN